A single window of Paenibacillus sp. SYP-B4298 DNA harbors:
- a CDS encoding sensor histidine kinase, with translation MKSLYSRVFLITLLVIAASSLLGFLLSNMYYHIQLKPYNDKKLIGIAEQMKAYIEAEPADMERYLHHAASLGYEMYVTDGSDEGRFYGRSFREKDLDPKSIRLVLDGGIYHGVAQFPNKPFISGFFDNQLSNTVGVRVQGADATYALFLRPDVLLQFGELRTFFAMIGVLTVALSVLFFLISTRYLVKPITRLTEATKRIARGSYELRLPTRRRDEIGQLAEHFMVMSGELERADQARKQFVSNVSHEIQSPLTSIQGFAHVLAQRELPAEERIHYATIIEAESRHLSMLSKQLMTLSALEQGAERLHRHPILLRRHIRQAIQVLEWQLEEKELLLKLAVPESLTIYGDEVLLTQVWMNLIGNAIHHIPTGSSIEVRAEQQGGHMVIWIEDTGGGIAPEHLPMVFDRFYRADPARDRSSGRTGLGLAIVKKIVQLHGGRIEVSSTVGTGTCFTVELPHL, from the coding sequence GTGAAGTCGCTCTATTCTCGTGTGTTTCTCATTACGCTTCTGGTTATCGCGGCAAGCAGTCTGCTTGGGTTTCTGCTGTCGAATATGTACTACCATATTCAACTCAAGCCCTACAATGATAAGAAGCTGATCGGCATAGCGGAGCAGATGAAGGCATATATCGAGGCGGAGCCTGCTGATATGGAACGTTACCTGCACCATGCTGCCTCGCTTGGGTATGAAATGTATGTGACGGACGGCTCAGACGAGGGACGCTTCTACGGGCGCAGCTTCCGCGAGAAGGATCTGGATCCGAAGTCAATCAGGCTGGTGCTGGATGGCGGCATCTATCATGGTGTGGCTCAATTCCCGAACAAGCCGTTCATCTCCGGCTTTTTCGATAATCAATTAAGCAACACAGTCGGCGTCCGCGTCCAGGGCGCGGATGCGACGTATGCACTGTTCCTGAGGCCAGATGTGCTGCTGCAATTCGGGGAACTGCGCACGTTCTTCGCAATGATCGGCGTGCTGACAGTCGCACTGAGCGTGCTGTTCTTCCTGATCAGCACGCGCTATCTCGTCAAGCCGATTACGCGGCTTACCGAGGCGACCAAGCGCATCGCCCGGGGCAGCTACGAGCTGCGTCTGCCGACGCGCAGAAGGGATGAGATCGGGCAACTGGCAGAGCATTTCATGGTGATGAGCGGGGAATTGGAGCGTGCCGACCAGGCGCGCAAGCAGTTCGTCTCTAATGTCTCCCATGAGATTCAGTCGCCGCTCACCTCCATCCAGGGCTTCGCCCATGTGCTGGCTCAGCGGGAGCTGCCTGCTGAGGAGCGTATTCATTATGCCACGATTATCGAGGCGGAGAGCCGCCATCTGTCGATGCTCAGCAAGCAACTGATGACGCTGTCTGCACTGGAGCAGGGGGCTGAGCGGCTGCACAGGCATCCTATCTTGCTGCGCCGTCATATTCGGCAGGCGATTCAGGTGCTGGAGTGGCAGCTTGAGGAGAAGGAGCTGCTGCTCAAGCTGGCTGTGCCGGAGTCGCTCACGATCTATGGCGACGAGGTGTTGCTGACGCAGGTATGGATGAACCTGATTGGCAATGCCATTCACCATATCCCGACTGGAAGCAGTATCGAGGTGCGCGCAGAGCAGCAGGGGGGGCACATGGTCATTTGGATCGAGGATACGGGCGGAGGAATTGCCCCCGAGCACCTGCCGATGGTGTTCGACCGCTTCTACCGCGCTGATCCGGCCCGTGACCGCTCAAGCGGCCGCACCGGTCTGGGGCTGGCGATTGTGAAGAAGATTGTGCAACTGCACGGCGGCCGGATCGAGGTGAGCAGCACGGTTGGCACCGGTACTTGCTTCACGGTAGAGCTGCCCCATTTGTAA
- a CDS encoding saccharopine dehydrogenase family protein has protein sequence MSKALIIGCGGVASVTIHKCVQNSDVFTEICIASRTKSKCDELKAKLDGGKTKISTAQVDADNVDELIALIEQFQPDIVMNLALPYQDLTIMDACLATKTHYLDTANYEPLDTAKFEYKWQWDYRERFEKAGITALLGSGFDPGVTGVFSAYALKHYFDEIEYIDILDCNGGDHGYPFATNFNPEINIREVSANGRYWENGEWVETKPMEIKRVYDFAEVGQKDMYLLYHEELESLVENMPGLKRIRFFMTFGQSYLTHLKVLENVGMTSIEPIEYEGKQIIPLQFLKALLPDPASLGPRTVGKTNIGCIFQGKKDGQPKTYYVYNVCDHQECYQEVGSQAISYTTGVPAMIGAAMILTGKWNKPGVFNIEEFDPDPFMEELNKWGLPWVEDFNPVLVDNDHVQAKQPELVR, from the coding sequence ATGAGCAAAGCACTAATTATCGGCTGCGGCGGCGTAGCCTCGGTAACGATTCACAAATGCGTTCAAAACAGCGATGTCTTCACTGAAATCTGCATTGCAAGCCGTACAAAGTCCAAATGCGACGAGCTGAAGGCGAAGCTGGATGGCGGCAAAACGAAAATCTCCACGGCACAAGTCGATGCCGATAATGTGGACGAGCTCATCGCCCTGATCGAGCAATTCCAACCGGACATCGTCATGAACCTGGCGCTGCCTTATCAGGATCTGACCATTATGGACGCTTGTCTGGCAACGAAGACTCACTATCTGGACACTGCAAATTACGAGCCGCTGGATACGGCCAAATTTGAATACAAGTGGCAGTGGGACTATCGCGAGCGCTTCGAGAAGGCTGGCATTACAGCTCTGCTGGGCAGCGGCTTTGATCCAGGTGTAACGGGCGTATTCTCCGCTTATGCGCTCAAGCATTATTTCGACGAGATTGAGTATATTGACATTCTGGACTGCAACGGCGGCGACCATGGCTATCCGTTCGCAACCAACTTCAATCCGGAGATCAACATCCGCGAAGTATCGGCTAACGGAAGATATTGGGAGAATGGCGAATGGGTAGAGACGAAGCCGATGGAAATCAAGCGCGTCTATGACTTCGCTGAAGTGGGCCAGAAGGACATGTACCTGCTGTATCATGAAGAGCTGGAATCGCTGGTTGAGAACATGCCTGGGCTGAAGCGTATCCGTTTCTTCATGACATTCGGCCAGAGCTACCTGACCCATCTGAAGGTGCTGGAGAATGTGGGCATGACGTCCATCGAGCCGATCGAATACGAAGGCAAGCAGATTATCCCGCTGCAATTCCTGAAGGCTCTGCTGCCAGACCCGGCTTCTCTGGGGCCTCGTACCGTAGGCAAGACCAATATCGGCTGTATCTTCCAAGGCAAAAAGGATGGCCAGCCTAAAACCTACTATGTATACAATGTATGCGACCATCAGGAGTGCTATCAGGAGGTTGGCTCCCAAGCCATCTCGTACACTACAGGTGTACCAGCCATGATCGGCGCGGCGATGATCCTGACTGGCAAATGGAATAAGCCTGGCGTATTCAACATCGAGGAATTCGATCCAGACCCGTTCATGGAGGAGCTGAACAAATGGGGCTTGCCATGGGTAGAGGATTTCAATCCTGTATTGGTAGACAATGACCACGTTCAAGCCAAGCAGCCGGAGCTGGTTCGCTAA
- the nspC gene encoding carboxynorspermidine decarboxylase: protein MRFDQLPTPCFVVDVERIEHNLKILGGVIERTGAKIVLAQKAFSMTAMYPLIGQYLNGTTASGLYEARLGHEEMGKENHVFAPAYREDEIDEILSICDHIIFNSFSQLEKYKDRALQAGCKVGLRVNPECSTQIGHEIYDPCTPGSRFGAKRDQFRPELLAGVTGLHFHTLCQQNSDDLSTTLDAVEERFGEFLPQMEWINFGGGHHITREDYDIAKLESCIKRMQDKYGLTVYLEPGEAVALDAGYMVTSVLDLHENGMDIAIVDTSATCHMPDVLEMPYRPPLYGSGEPGEKAHTYRLGGPTCLTGDVIGDYSFDQPLQPGDRLVFGDMAIYSMVKTNTFNGMPLPAIALKEMNGDCRIVRQFGYEDFKVRLA from the coding sequence ATGCGGTTTGACCAGTTGCCAACGCCCTGCTTCGTCGTAGATGTAGAGCGCATCGAGCACAATCTGAAGATTCTGGGTGGCGTAATCGAACGCACAGGAGCCAAGATCGTGCTCGCCCAAAAGGCGTTCTCCATGACAGCCATGTATCCACTGATCGGGCAGTATCTGAACGGCACGACCGCTAGCGGCCTGTATGAGGCACGTCTCGGTCACGAGGAGATGGGCAAGGAGAATCATGTCTTTGCCCCTGCCTACCGTGAGGACGAGATTGACGAGATTCTGTCGATCTGCGATCACATTATCTTCAACTCCTTCTCCCAACTGGAGAAATATAAGGACAGAGCGCTGCAGGCCGGCTGCAAGGTGGGGCTTCGGGTGAACCCGGAGTGCTCCACGCAGATCGGTCACGAAATCTATGACCCCTGCACGCCAGGCTCGCGCTTCGGCGCCAAGCGGGATCAATTCCGTCCAGAGCTGCTCGCAGGTGTAACTGGCCTGCACTTCCACACGCTGTGCCAGCAAAACTCGGACGATCTGTCCACGACGCTGGATGCGGTCGAGGAGCGGTTCGGCGAGTTCCTGCCGCAGATGGAATGGATCAACTTCGGCGGCGGGCACCATATCACCAGAGAAGACTACGACATCGCCAAGCTGGAATCCTGCATCAAGCGGATGCAGGACAAGTACGGCCTTACCGTATATCTGGAGCCAGGCGAAGCGGTCGCGCTAGATGCCGGCTATATGGTCACCTCGGTGCTCGACCTGCATGAGAACGGCATGGACATCGCCATCGTCGACACATCGGCGACCTGCCATATGCCGGACGTGCTGGAGATGCCGTATCGCCCGCCGCTCTACGGCTCGGGCGAGCCGGGCGAGAAGGCTCACACCTATCGGCTGGGCGGCCCCACCTGCCTGACCGGAGATGTGATCGGCGATTACTCGTTCGATCAGCCATTGCAGCCTGGGGACAGACTTGTGTTCGGGGACATGGCGATCTACTCCATGGTGAAGACGAACACCTTCAACGGCATGCCGCTCCCGGCCATCGCCCTGAAGGAGATGAACGGCGACTGCCGTATCGTTCGCCAGTTCGGATACGAGGATTTTAAAGTAAGATTGGCATAG
- the leuA gene encoding 2-isopropylmalate synthase, whose amino-acid sequence MNNVNKYSRGYFMPPETSLNWTQKEYITEAPIWCSVDLRDGNQALIVPMNLEEKLEYFKLLVAVGFKEIEVGFPAASETEFAFLRTLIEQDLIPDDVTIQVLTQSREHIIRKTFESLKGTKKAVVHLYNSTSLAQREQVFRKSKQEIIDIAVNGAKLLKQCAEETEGNFQFQYSPESFTGTEIDFALEVCNSVIDVWQPTAENPIIINLPSTVQMSMPHVYASQIEYMSGHLHRREHVIVSVHPHNDRGTGIADAELGMLAGAQRVEGTLFGNGERTGNVDIVTLALNMYSHGVDPKLNFHNVPDLIAVYERLTKMRVSERHPYAGELVFTAFSGSHQDAIAKGMKWREDEQPKHWSVPYLPIDPLDIGRTYEGDIIRINSQSGKGGIGYVLQLKYGLDLPAKMRENFGYFVKNVSDQKQKELLPDEIHDIFMQEYVNIKSPVEFVKYRFADNDDYQTTVTIRIDGETKEIAGTGDGRLDAISNALQSELGVAYSDLNYKEHALELGSKSQAVSYISITAPGGTVHWGCGIDVDIMTSSVKALFSAVNQLSRHTVNA is encoded by the coding sequence ATGAATAATGTGAACAAGTACTCAAGGGGGTACTTTATGCCACCGGAGACCAGCTTGAACTGGACGCAAAAGGAGTACATTACGGAGGCGCCAATCTGGTGCAGCGTCGATCTGCGCGATGGCAACCAGGCGCTGATCGTGCCGATGAATCTGGAGGAGAAGCTGGAGTACTTCAAGCTGCTTGTCGCCGTCGGCTTCAAGGAGATTGAGGTGGGCTTCCCTGCGGCATCGGAGACCGAGTTCGCCTTCCTGCGCACGCTGATCGAGCAGGATCTGATTCCCGATGATGTGACGATCCAGGTGCTCACCCAATCGCGCGAGCATATTATCCGCAAAACCTTCGAGTCGCTCAAGGGGACGAAGAAGGCTGTCGTCCATCTGTATAACTCGACATCGCTGGCACAGCGCGAGCAAGTCTTCCGCAAGTCGAAGCAGGAGATTATCGATATTGCCGTGAACGGCGCCAAGCTGCTCAAGCAATGCGCGGAGGAGACGGAGGGCAACTTCCAGTTCCAGTATTCGCCGGAGAGCTTCACGGGTACGGAGATTGATTTTGCCCTGGAGGTATGCAATAGCGTGATTGACGTCTGGCAGCCAACAGCAGAGAACCCGATCATCATCAATCTGCCGTCAACCGTGCAAATGTCGATGCCGCATGTATATGCCAGCCAGATCGAGTATATGAGCGGTCATCTGCATCGCCGGGAGCATGTGATTGTATCGGTACATCCACATAATGACAGAGGCACGGGGATAGCGGACGCTGAGCTGGGGATGCTCGCTGGCGCGCAGCGCGTCGAGGGCACGCTGTTCGGCAATGGGGAGCGGACAGGCAATGTAGACATCGTGACGCTGGCGCTTAACATGTACTCCCATGGGGTGGACCCGAAGCTGAACTTCCACAACGTGCCTGACCTGATCGCCGTATATGAGCGACTGACCAAGATGAGAGTAAGTGAGCGGCATCCCTATGCAGGGGAGCTGGTGTTCACCGCCTTCTCCGGCTCGCATCAGGACGCGATTGCCAAGGGCATGAAATGGCGCGAAGACGAACAGCCGAAGCATTGGTCGGTTCCGTATCTGCCGATCGACCCGCTCGACATTGGCCGAACTTATGAGGGGGATATTATTCGCATTAACAGCCAGTCAGGCAAGGGCGGCATCGGCTACGTGCTGCAGTTGAAGTATGGTCTGGATCTTCCGGCGAAGATGCGCGAGAACTTTGGCTACTTCGTCAAGAATGTCTCCGACCAGAAGCAGAAGGAGCTGCTGCCGGACGAGATTCACGATATTTTCATGCAAGAATATGTAAACATTAAGTCGCCGGTCGAGTTTGTGAAGTATCGCTTCGCTGATAATGATGATTACCAGACCACGGTGACGATTCGCATCGACGGCGAGACGAAGGAGATCGCGGGTACCGGAGACGGCCGACTGGACGCAATCAGCAACGCGCTGCAGAGCGAGCTAGGCGTAGCGTATTCCGATCTGAACTATAAGGAGCATGCACTGGAGCTCGGCTCCAAGTCGCAAGCCGTCTCCTATATTAGCATCACAGCTCCGGGTGGAACGGTGCATTGGGGCTGCGGCATTGACGTTGATATTATGACCTCCTCGGTCAAAGCGCTGTTCAGCGCAGTGAATCAGTTGAGTCGTCACACAGTGAACGCATAA
- a CDS encoding response regulator transcription factor, with amino-acid sequence MKHVLLADDDPSIRTLAGYVLRREGYRIYEAQDGVEAMQVLETNPVDLAIIDVMMPRLDGLELCAHIREHYDMPIILLTAKDQLRDKEQGYAQGTDDYVTKPFEPEELVFRVKALFRRYHRVASDVLRLNRITIDRQSVEVTDGVSVLLLPMKEFELLAQLAQYPGRLFSRDDLIRLVWGADYEGDERTVDVHIKRLRQRFADYADDFTIQTVRGIGYKIEVKGR; translated from the coding sequence ATGAAGCATGTGCTGCTCGCAGATGACGATCCAAGCATTCGGACGCTCGCTGGGTATGTGCTGCGTCGCGAAGGGTACCGAATCTACGAGGCGCAGGATGGGGTGGAGGCGATGCAGGTGCTGGAGACGAATCCGGTTGACCTGGCGATTATCGATGTCATGATGCCGCGGCTGGACGGGCTGGAGCTATGTGCACACATTCGGGAGCATTACGATATGCCGATTATTCTGCTGACCGCCAAGGATCAACTGCGTGACAAGGAGCAAGGCTATGCTCAAGGCACCGACGATTATGTGACCAAGCCGTTCGAGCCGGAGGAGCTGGTCTTTCGGGTGAAGGCGCTGTTTCGTCGCTACCATCGGGTCGCGAGCGATGTGCTTCGCTTGAACCGCATAACGATCGACCGCCAGAGCGTCGAGGTGACCGATGGTGTCTCGGTCTTGCTGCTGCCGATGAAGGAATTCGAACTGCTCGCCCAGCTAGCTCAGTATCCGGGTCGGCTGTTCTCTCGCGACGACCTGATCCGTCTCGTATGGGGAGCAGACTATGAGGGGGATGAGCGGACTGTGGATGTGCATATCAAGCGTCTGCGCCAGCGGTTCGCCGATTACGCCGATGACTTTACCATTCAAACGGTGCGGGGCATCGGCTATAAGATCGAGGTGAAGGGCAGGTGA
- a CDS encoding ABC transporter ATP-binding protein: MKYRLELRQVTHNFDDGGVQRTILNQLNVHVAAGELVGIVGPSGSGKSTFLSIAGALLEPTSGEVLVDGERIAGKSKQELADLRLRKLGFVFQSAHLVPYLKVEEQLLLVAKLDHAGNREAAERARGLLEHLGIRHRSRAYPDKLSGGERQRVAIARALMNDPAVLLADEPTASLDAARGMDVVRLLAHEAKARGKSAVMVTHDERVLPLCTRVLYLEGGQLAAHQGM, from the coding sequence ATGAAATACCGGCTAGAACTGCGTCAGGTGACGCACAACTTTGATGACGGCGGTGTACAGCGAACCATTCTTAATCAGTTGAATGTACACGTCGCGGCAGGCGAGCTCGTCGGCATCGTCGGGCCGTCCGGCTCAGGCAAGAGCACCTTCCTGTCGATTGCGGGGGCATTGCTGGAGCCAACCAGCGGCGAGGTGCTGGTGGATGGAGAACGGATAGCAGGGAAGTCGAAGCAGGAGCTGGCGGATCTGCGGCTGCGCAAGCTGGGGTTCGTGTTTCAGAGCGCTCATCTGGTTCCGTATCTGAAGGTCGAGGAGCAGCTCCTGCTGGTGGCGAAGCTGGACCATGCAGGCAACAGGGAGGCTGCGGAGCGTGCCCGCGGGCTGCTGGAGCATCTGGGCATCCGCCACCGCAGCAGGGCCTACCCGGACAAGCTGTCCGGCGGGGAGAGGCAGCGTGTAGCGATCGCCAGAGCACTCATGAACGATCCGGCGGTGCTGCTGGCCGACGAGCCGACAGCCAGCCTGGATGCGGCACGGGGGATGGATGTGGTGCGTCTGCTGGCTCATGAGGCGAAGGCGCGGGGCAAGAGTGCGGTCATGGTGACGCATGATGAGCGGGTGCTGCCGCTGTGCACCCGCGTCCTCTATCTGGAGGGCGGCCAGTTGGCGGCACATCAGGGGATGTAG
- a CDS encoding lipoate--protein ligase family protein — protein sequence MMEQDMLLVDRMNDLAAHDPLYSFALDELLCRRTGRGGPAVCHIWRHPQAFILGAQDARLPYAREAMDWLESGGWPVVVRNSGGAAVPLDGGVVNLSLILPNAGLQHGSYRSDFERMYALIASALQYTGRKVEKGLIKGAYCPGDYDLSIEGVKFCGIAQRRQAKATVIQAFVVAEGSGGERARFVRSFYDMASGGDDSLGHPLVVPGSTGSLEELAGLGPMAGFVFAEAVRSALAPRLLWPGSTAWTEQSPLPEQDEIAAAVDMLRARYGSEE from the coding sequence ATGATGGAGCAAGATATGCTGCTTGTGGACCGGATGAATGACCTTGCCGCGCATGATCCGCTCTATTCCTTTGCGCTGGATGAGCTGCTGTGCCGCCGTACAGGTCGGGGCGGGCCGGCAGTATGCCATATATGGCGGCATCCGCAAGCCTTCATATTAGGTGCGCAGGATGCAAGGCTGCCGTATGCGAGGGAAGCGATGGATTGGCTGGAGTCCGGCGGGTGGCCGGTGGTGGTGCGCAACTCGGGTGGGGCGGCTGTGCCACTCGATGGCGGGGTTGTGAATCTCTCGCTCATCCTCCCGAATGCCGGCCTGCAGCATGGCAGCTACCGGAGCGACTTTGAGCGGATGTACGCTCTGATAGCCTCGGCATTGCAATACACAGGGCGGAAGGTGGAGAAGGGGCTGATCAAGGGCGCGTACTGTCCCGGAGATTACGATCTGAGCATCGAGGGCGTTAAATTCTGCGGCATCGCCCAGCGTCGTCAGGCGAAGGCGACCGTCATTCAGGCGTTCGTGGTCGCTGAGGGCTCCGGTGGCGAGCGCGCCCGGTTTGTACGCTCCTTCTATGACATGGCCTCCGGTGGTGACGATTCGCTCGGTCACCCGCTGGTTGTCCCTGGCAGCACGGGTAGTCTGGAGGAGCTGGCGGGGCTGGGGCCGATGGCGGGCTTCGTCTTCGCCGAGGCTGTGCGCTCTGCGCTCGCCCCCCGGCTGCTATGGCCGGGAAGCACAGCCTGGACGGAGCAATCTCCGCTCCCGGAGCAAGATGAGATTGCGGCTGCAGTTGACATGCTTCGAGCGCGTTATGGATCGGAGGAGTAG
- a CDS encoding ABC transporter permease: protein MYLAIREMRFAKARYSLIALIMLMVSFLVLFVTGLAQGLAYDNAASIQNMQATHFVMEQGANQRFTRSLLSSELLAQAEAVLGAASAEPLGIQMATLTPQNTTLKLDVALLAVRPGGWLMPEVTEGAAEVLQGTGRVLVDDSMKESGITIGTILTDHASGRQWTVGGFVRQESFSHAPAVLVSEQDWQQLQQLRSSKGAASLANETSYNAIAVRADEGQARKLAAQLPDAEMVVKSAAIDAIPGYKEEQGSLMMMIVFLYIISAFVLAVFFYVMTIQKSSQFGILKAIGTRASYLARSVALQVLLLAAGSLAISVLLVQVMQAALPEGMPFQLQPSVLLLTCGAFLAISLLGSLLSVWQVSRINALDAIGRTAA, encoded by the coding sequence ATGTATCTGGCGATTCGAGAGATGAGATTTGCCAAAGCTCGCTATTCACTCATCGCATTGATTATGCTGATGGTGTCCTTTCTGGTGCTATTCGTGACCGGACTGGCACAGGGATTGGCGTATGACAATGCGGCATCGATTCAAAATATGCAGGCGACCCACTTTGTGATGGAGCAGGGGGCCAATCAGCGGTTCACCCGCTCGCTGCTGTCATCTGAGCTGCTGGCGCAGGCGGAAGCGGTGCTTGGCGCGGCGAGTGCGGAGCCGCTGGGTATCCAGATGGCGACGCTCACTCCGCAGAACACCACGCTAAAGCTGGATGTGGCCTTGCTTGCGGTTCGTCCGGGCGGCTGGCTCATGCCGGAGGTGACAGAGGGAGCAGCAGAGGTGCTTCAGGGAACGGGACGTGTCCTCGTCGACGACTCGATGAAGGAGTCAGGCATCACAATCGGCACGATTCTGACCGATCATGCATCGGGGCGACAATGGACAGTCGGCGGCTTCGTGCGACAGGAGTCGTTCAGCCATGCGCCTGCCGTATTGGTAAGCGAGCAGGACTGGCAGCAGTTGCAGCAGCTTCGCTCCAGCAAGGGCGCAGCTTCCTTGGCGAACGAGACGTCCTATAATGCGATCGCAGTTAGGGCTGACGAGGGGCAGGCGCGCAAGCTTGCCGCGCAACTACCTGATGCCGAGATGGTGGTCAAATCGGCGGCAATCGATGCCATCCCAGGCTATAAGGAGGAGCAAGGCTCGCTGATGATGATGATCGTCTTCCTCTATATCATCTCGGCCTTCGTGCTCGCTGTATTCTTCTATGTGATGACCATTCAGAAAAGCAGCCAGTTCGGCATCCTGAAGGCGATCGGCACGCGCGCCTCCTATCTGGCTCGCAGTGTGGCACTGCAGGTGCTGCTGCTGGCGGCGGGGAGTCTGGCTATTAGCGTACTGCTTGTGCAGGTGATGCAGGCGGCGCTCCCGGAAGGGATGCCGTTCCAACTGCAGCCGTCAGTGCTGCTGCTGACCTGCGGCGCTTTTCTTGCCATCTCGTTACTGGGCTCCTTGCTGTCGGTGTGGCAGGTCAGCAGAATCAACGCGCTGGACGCGATCGGGAGGACGGCAGCATGA
- a CDS encoding peptidase E, whose translation MKKLCLVSSFMDAKDIIAQFVRDLNGSTVTFIPTASAVEEVTFYVDAARKELRQMGLTVDELDLSAASREEIASKIQHNDYIYVTGGNTFYLLQELKRTGADQMIIDAVRSGKPYIGESAGSIITAANIEYVQEMDDIRQAPGLDNCDALALVDFYTVPHYTNPPFKESAQSILDTYSSRLELSPIRNDQAIVVDGNEVQIITVEA comes from the coding sequence ATGAAAAAACTATGCTTAGTCTCCTCGTTTATGGATGCGAAGGATATTATTGCACAATTTGTGCGCGACCTGAATGGCAGTACGGTTACCTTTATTCCCACCGCAAGTGCAGTAGAAGAGGTGACTTTCTATGTGGATGCGGCGAGAAAAGAGCTCAGACAAATGGGCCTGACCGTTGATGAACTCGACCTCTCAGCGGCCTCCAGGGAGGAGATTGCCTCCAAAATCCAACATAATGACTACATCTATGTCACGGGCGGCAACACATTCTACCTTCTGCAGGAATTGAAAAGGACCGGTGCTGATCAAATGATTATCGATGCGGTTCGTTCCGGTAAACCTTATATCGGCGAATCAGCCGGCTCGATCATTACAGCAGCGAACATCGAATATGTGCAGGAAATGGATGATATACGCCAGGCGCCGGGCCTCGATAACTGCGATGCATTAGCCCTGGTTGATTTCTACACGGTGCCGCACTATACCAATCCGCCGTTCAAAGAAAGCGCTCAAAGCATCCTTGACACCTACTCTTCCAGGCTGGAGCTATCCCCTATCCGCAACGACCAGGCGATCGTGGTGGATGGCAATGAGGTTCAGATTATAACCGTGGAGGCTTGA